In one Pseudomonas sp. R84 genomic region, the following are encoded:
- a CDS encoding MFS transporter encodes MTSLNPQDTFVPGRLQQMSTRIAFFIAGLGIAAWAPLVPYAKARAGLDEGTLGLLLLCLGVGSILAMPLAGILATRFGCRRVATGGTLLICAALPLLATVSSIPALIATLFMFGAGLGTVDSTVNLQAVIVERASGKNMMSGFHGLFSLGGIVGAAGVSALLGLGLTPLAAMLVVVVVLIAALFKCVPHMLPYGSESSGPAFAIPHGIVLFIGGMCFIVFLTEGAALDWSAVFLAQERGIDTAYAGLGYAAFALTMTAGRLMGDRIVRIVGATRIILFGGLLAAAGLFLATFAPSWEAALVGYALVGAGCSNIVPVLYTAVGKQTVMPESIAVPAITTLGYAGILAGPAVIGFVAHASSLSFAFGLMAVLLVAVAIGGKVLKV; translated from the coding sequence ATGACCAGCCTCAACCCCCAAGACACCTTCGTCCCCGGACGCCTGCAACAGATGTCCACGCGCATCGCCTTTTTCATCGCCGGGCTCGGCATCGCCGCGTGGGCACCCTTGGTGCCGTACGCCAAGGCCCGCGCCGGGCTTGATGAAGGCACGTTGGGGTTGTTGCTGTTGTGCCTCGGCGTCGGTTCGATTCTGGCGATGCCGCTGGCGGGGATTCTGGCCACGCGCTTCGGTTGTCGGCGCGTCGCCACCGGTGGCACGTTATTGATCTGCGCGGCGTTGCCGTTACTGGCGACGGTGTCGTCGATACCGGCGCTGATCGCCACGCTGTTCATGTTCGGTGCCGGCCTGGGCACGGTAGATTCGACCGTGAACCTGCAAGCGGTGATTGTCGAACGCGCCAGCGGCAAGAACATGATGTCGGGCTTCCACGGTTTGTTCAGTCTGGGCGGGATTGTCGGCGCGGCGGGGGTCAGTGCCTTGCTCGGACTGGGTTTGACGCCACTGGCCGCCATGCTGGTGGTCGTCGTCGTGCTGATCGCGGCATTGTTCAAATGCGTGCCGCACATGTTGCCCTACGGCAGTGAAAGCTCGGGCCCGGCATTTGCTATCCCGCACGGCATCGTGCTGTTTATCGGCGGGATGTGCTTCATCGTGTTTCTCACTGAAGGCGCGGCGCTGGACTGGAGTGCAGTGTTTCTGGCGCAGGAACGCGGGATCGACACGGCGTACGCGGGGTTGGGTTATGCGGCGTTTGCATTGACCATGACGGCTGGACGCTTGATGGGTGACCGCATTGTGCGGATTGTCGGTGCCACGCGGATCATTTTGTTTGGTGGTCTGCTGGCGGCGGCCGGTTTGTTTCTGGCGACATTTGCACCGAGCTGGGAAGCGGCGCTGGTCGGTTATGCGCTGGTCGGCGCTGGCTGCTCGAATATCGTGCCGGTGCTGTACACGGCGGTGGGCAAGCAGACCGTCATGCCGGAAAGCATCGCGGTGCCGGCGATTACCACTTTGGGGTATGCAGGGATTCTGGCCGGTCCGGCGGTGATCGGCTTTGTCGCGCATGCCAGCAGTCTGAGTTTTGCTTTTGGCTTGATGGCGGTGCTGCTGGTGGCGGTGGCCATTGGCGGGAAAGTTCTTAAAGTCTAA
- a CDS encoding TonB-dependent receptor: MKNTPANNKKSPWLPLALALAVNAAVPLAFAGEAIHIRAQPLGQALSELGQQTALQVFFSPDLVAGKQAPAVDGDISPEQALRQLLQGSGLDYQINEGSVTLSPAATSAAGNGPLELGVTDIKVVGDWLGDANAAVVQNHPGARTVIRREAMVEQGAMNVSDVLKRVPGVQVQDSNGTGGSDISLNVGVRGLTSRLSPRSTVLIDGVPAAFAPYGQPQLSMAPISSGNLDSIDVVRGAGSVRYGPQNVGGVINFVTRAIPEKATGEIGTTLETTRYGGWKHIDTAFLGGTADNGMGVALLYSGVNGNGYRERNNGNDIDDVLLKTHWAPTDQDDFSLNFHYYDATADMPGGLTQKQYDDKPYDSVRDYDQFTGRRKDVSFKWIRQIDERTQAEILTYYTDSFRGSTIAARDQKTLSSYPRSYYTLGIEPRVSRVFDVGPTTQEVSVGYRYLKEAMHESSSRVALVNNQPVLTPTSDGHVFQDRTGGTEANSVYIDNKVDVGNWTITPGIRFEHISTDWHDRAVLDTAGKPVQAKNRSIESNEPLPALSVMYHLSDAWKLFANYETSFGSLQYFQLGQGGSGDQTANGLEPEKAKTYEIGTRYNDDVWGGEVTLFYIDFDDELQYISNDVGWTNLGATKHQGIEASVHYDMAALDPRLDGLTANAGFTYTRATYEGEIPGFKGRDLPFYSRQVATVGLRYDINRWTYNLDGFAQSKQRSPGTGVNADGSFNGNYITEGTADGQYGDIPGYVTWNVRGGYDFGPQVSNLKLGAGVKNVFDKQYFTRSSDNNSGMYVGAPRTFFVQASVGF, from the coding sequence GTGAAAAACACCCCTGCCAACAACAAAAAATCCCCTTGGTTGCCGCTGGCTCTCGCGTTGGCGGTCAATGCTGCCGTGCCGCTGGCGTTTGCCGGTGAAGCCATTCATATCCGTGCGCAGCCGTTGGGTCAGGCCCTGAGTGAACTGGGCCAGCAAACTGCGCTGCAAGTGTTTTTCAGCCCGGACCTGGTCGCCGGCAAACAGGCCCCGGCGGTCGACGGTGATATCTCCCCGGAGCAGGCCTTGCGCCAATTGCTGCAAGGCAGTGGTCTGGATTATCAGATCAACGAAGGCTCGGTGACGCTGTCGCCGGCCGCAACTTCCGCCGCCGGAAACGGCCCGCTGGAACTGGGCGTGACCGACATCAAGGTGGTCGGCGACTGGCTCGGTGATGCCAACGCCGCCGTGGTGCAGAACCATCCGGGCGCACGTACGGTGATCCGCCGCGAAGCGATGGTCGAGCAGGGCGCGATGAACGTCAGCGACGTGCTCAAGCGTGTGCCGGGTGTGCAGGTGCAGGATTCCAACGGCACCGGCGGCAGCGATATTTCCCTCAACGTCGGCGTACGCGGTCTGACCTCGCGTCTGTCGCCGCGCTCCACCGTGTTGATCGATGGTGTACCGGCAGCGTTCGCCCCGTACGGTCAGCCGCAACTGTCGATGGCGCCGATTTCCTCGGGCAACCTCGACAGCATCGACGTGGTGCGCGGCGCCGGTTCGGTGCGTTATGGGCCGCAGAACGTTGGCGGGGTGATCAACTTCGTCACCCGCGCGATCCCGGAAAAAGCCACCGGTGAAATCGGCACTACGCTGGAAACCACCCGGTACGGTGGCTGGAAGCACATCGACACCGCGTTCCTCGGCGGCACCGCCGACAACGGCATGGGCGTGGCGTTGCTGTATTCCGGCGTCAATGGCAACGGCTACCGCGAGCGCAACAACGGCAACGACATCGACGACGTGCTGCTCAAGACGCACTGGGCGCCGACCGATCAGGACGATTTCAGTCTCAACTTCCACTACTACGACGCCACAGCCGACATGCCCGGCGGCCTGACGCAAAAGCAGTACGACGACAAACCGTATGACTCGGTGCGTGACTACGATCAGTTCACCGGTCGGCGCAAAGACGTGTCGTTCAAGTGGATCCGCCAGATCGACGAGCGCACTCAAGCGGAAATTCTGACGTATTACACCGACAGCTTCCGTGGCAGCACCATCGCCGCTCGCGACCAGAAAACCCTCAGCTCCTACCCGCGCTCGTATTACACGTTGGGCATCGAGCCACGGGTGTCGCGGGTTTTCGATGTCGGCCCGACCACGCAGGAAGTCAGCGTCGGTTATCGCTACCTGAAAGAGGCGATGCACGAGTCGTCGAGCCGTGTGGCGCTGGTCAACAACCAGCCAGTGCTCACGCCGACCTCCGACGGCCATGTGTTTCAGGATCGCACGGGCGGCACCGAGGCCAACTCGGTCTACATCGACAACAAAGTCGACGTCGGCAACTGGACCATCACCCCGGGCATTCGCTTCGAACACATCAGCACCGACTGGCATGACCGCGCTGTGCTCGACACGGCCGGCAAACCGGTGCAGGCGAAAAACCGCAGCATCGAGAGCAACGAACCGTTGCCGGCGCTGAGCGTGATGTATCACCTGTCGGACGCATGGAAACTGTTCGCCAACTACGAAACCTCGTTCGGCAGCCTGCAGTATTTCCAGCTCGGCCAGGGCGGCTCGGGTGATCAGACCGCCAACGGTCTGGAGCCGGAAAAGGCCAAGACCTACGAGATCGGCACGCGCTACAACGATGACGTGTGGGGCGGTGAAGTGACGCTGTTCTACATCGACTTCGACGACGAGCTGCAATACATCAGCAATGACGTGGGCTGGACCAACCTTGGCGCGACCAAGCACCAGGGCATCGAAGCCTCGGTGCACTACGACATGGCGGCACTGGATCCGCGTCTCGATGGCTTGACCGCCAACGCCGGTTTCACTTACACCCGCGCGACTTATGAAGGCGAGATTCCGGGCTTCAAGGGCCGTGATCTGCCGTTCTATTCGCGACAGGTGGCAACCGTCGGTTTGCGTTACGACATTAACCGCTGGACCTACAACCTCGACGGTTTCGCCCAGTCCAAACAGCGCTCGCCGGGTACCGGTGTGAATGCCGACGGCAGTTTCAACGGCAACTACATCACCGAAGGCACAGCGGACGGGCAGTATGGCGACATTCCGGGTTACGTGACCTGGAACGTGCGTGGGGGTTATGACTTCGGGCCGCAGGTGTCGAATTTGAAACTGGGCGCCGGGGTGAAGAACGTCTTCGACAAGCAGTACTTCACCCGCTCCAGCGACAACAACTCGGGGATGTATGTCGGCGCACCGCGTACGTTCTTTGTGCAGGCTAGCGTTGGTTTCTGA
- a CDS encoding FecR family protein, producing MMDTRDCACGQTTVRDDAARWFVRLQEPAIDADEQQRFDAWLNQHPQHRDEFQLLQGLWSAADLLPTPRLKALVETPPTRRERRPMLRYAVAASVLAVALGLGLFSGLNHPGGYRAEFATALGERKHVALPDGSVIDLNSRSRLQVRYEKDRRLIELSEGEAMFSVAHDAARPFVVEAGSGKVTVTGTRFDVRRDVTQTRVAVEQGTVKVQGRDAADNQFISLTAGLGTHVDAQGKVAAAYAVNPTELTAWRSGKLVFNNASLSEVAAEVSRYRDKPLTVANPAVASLRLTSVFKSDNTDALLKALPSILPVAVRSLADGSQEIIAK from the coding sequence ATGATGGATACGCGTGATTGCGCGTGCGGGCAAACAACGGTGCGCGATGACGCGGCTCGCTGGTTTGTGCGTTTGCAGGAGCCGGCCATTGATGCCGACGAACAGCAGCGCTTCGATGCCTGGCTGAATCAACATCCGCAGCATCGTGACGAATTTCAGTTGCTGCAAGGCTTGTGGTCGGCGGCCGATCTGCTCCCGACGCCACGTCTCAAAGCCCTCGTTGAAACACCGCCAACCCGCCGCGAGCGCCGTCCGATGTTGCGTTATGCCGTGGCCGCCAGTGTGCTGGCGGTGGCGCTCGGGCTGGGACTGTTCAGCGGTTTGAATCATCCGGGCGGTTACCGTGCCGAATTCGCCACAGCGTTGGGCGAGCGTAAACATGTGGCGCTGCCGGACGGTTCGGTGATCGATCTGAACAGCCGCAGCCGTTTGCAGGTGCGCTATGAAAAGGATCGTCGGCTCATCGAGTTGAGCGAAGGCGAGGCGATGTTCAGCGTCGCGCACGATGCCGCGCGACCGTTCGTGGTCGAGGCGGGCAGCGGCAAAGTCACAGTCACCGGCACGCGTTTCGATGTGCGCCGCGATGTCACGCAAACCCGTGTGGCAGTTGAGCAGGGCACAGTGAAAGTGCAGGGGCGTGATGCAGCGGATAATCAGTTCATCAGCCTGACCGCGGGCCTCGGCACTCATGTCGATGCGCAAGGCAAAGTCGCCGCAGCCTATGCAGTCAACCCGACGGAACTGACGGCGTGGCGCAGCGGCAAACTGGTCTTCAATAATGCCAGCCTCAGTGAAGTAGCAGCCGAAGTGTCGCGCTATCGCGATAAACCGCTGACCGTTGCCAACCCTGCCGTGGCCAGTCTGCGCCTGACCAGCGTGTTCAAATCCGACAACACCGACGCCTTGCTCAAAGCCTTGCCGAGCATCCTGCCGGTGGCCGTTCGCAGCCTCGCCGATGGCAGTCAGGAAATAATCGCAAAATAA
- a CDS encoding sigma-70 family RNA polymerase sigma factor, translating to MRPRRPGFFEHYEELIGTWTRRLRNRAQAEDLAHDTFVRVLESDSAAVQQPRAYLHQTARNIAVDGYRREDRRGAMESQAIDHSESSIGDPEHYMQAIQLADSIERALAELPVNCRKIFVWQKIEGLTQAEIAERLGLSKNMVEKYMIRTLRHLRDRLDGLQS from the coding sequence ATGCGTCCCCGCAGACCCGGCTTTTTCGAGCATTACGAAGAGTTGATCGGCACCTGGACTCGTCGCCTGCGCAATCGCGCGCAGGCCGAGGATCTGGCGCACGACACCTTTGTGCGGGTGCTTGAGTCCGATTCGGCGGCGGTGCAGCAGCCACGGGCGTATTTGCACCAGACCGCGCGCAATATTGCGGTCGACGGTTATCGGCGTGAGGACCGGCGCGGCGCCATGGAGTCGCAGGCCATCGATCACAGTGAGTCGTCGATTGGCGACCCGGAGCATTACATGCAGGCGATCCAGTTGGCCGACTCCATCGAACGGGCGCTCGCCGAGTTGCCGGTCAATTGCCGGAAGATTTTTGTCTGGCAGAAAATCGAAGGCCTGACCCAGGCCGAAATCGCCGAGCGCCTGGGCCTGTCCAAGAACATGGTCGAAAAGTATATGATCCGCACCCTGCGGCATCTGCGCGATCGCCTCGACGGGTTGCAATCGTGA
- a CDS encoding c-type cytochrome gives MKTTFIAVLGALLITQPSVSFADNSNGKNLYVQRCAVCHGADIKGTGPLAHKSNPPTPDLTTSAFKKRLNEYPGVIVSSIILRPNGNLIPKTLQENGVKIPPHAWSVKDLRDLHEYMSGVISIKR, from the coding sequence ATGAAAACAACATTCATCGCTGTACTCGGTGCTTTGTTGATCACTCAACCATCCGTGTCCTTCGCGGATAACAGCAACGGCAAAAACCTCTATGTGCAGCGCTGCGCTGTATGCCACGGCGCCGATATAAAGGGCACCGGGCCACTGGCGCACAAAAGCAATCCGCCCACACCTGACCTGACAACGTCCGCGTTCAAAAAACGCCTGAATGAATATCCGGGCGTGATTGTGTCGTCGATCATCCTTCGGCCGAACGGCAACCTGATTCCGAAAACGTTGCAGGAGAACGGGGTAAAAATACCGCCGCATGCCTGGAGCGTTAAGGATCTGCGCGATCTGCATGAATACATGAGCGGTGTGATTTCGATAAAACGCTGA
- a CDS encoding hemagglutinin repeat-containing protein, which yields MPAHTFAFHLSPRGKLRWAIASLFFAVHLPSALAGGVVVAPGPGGTAQLQTQGGVPIVNIVAPNGSGLSHNQFLDYNVDRQGLVLNNALQAGQSQLAGQLAANPQLQGQAASVILNEVISRNPSAINGAQEIFGRSADYVLANPNGISVNGGSFINTPNANLLVGRPELNDGKLQSLNTRDASGQLQIQSGGLRNGEGSINLIAPRIDSQGAINARDQLNLTVGRNQVDYTSGQVKTVDPAGNTGDQRIDASLFGAMQAGRINIVSTAEGAGVRVGAVQVAGRDGVQIRSAGDLSVSGEAVANSLDVTRAGIRSSQGDVALHSGKDLTLAATDVSARDVAVDAKRNLTLSTVESRKLQEKRENWNNSTIGITWETYDRTQTDSESRQHGSQIIASRDAKLSSGKDTELKAAKVEAAKTLDVQSGGDLRLTAATESHTQTDQGNHRKHLWKADWNSSSEEQRSVTSQLKAGNIALQTAALLRSEGAELSSAGDVQLAGKQVEITTATRTNRSSDNRYSGDLVGGGFFGKTGDADKGKTQHQGSKVNASGKLIVKADDVRISGSQVRGGTDASVISDKGSLVIDGVQDTSHSNNHDKDSKFFGISKDESRQNSKDSSTVRSELVSDSNLKLKSAKDIAVAGSTVKADGALTADAAGDVNVHSAQNTHDSTDTTQTRGFEAYAKEQTPEQYRAGIHYEDKQQTVTRNDVTQQGSSLSGGSVQVKAGGDVTLKGAEVKSTAGDTTLSGQNVSLLAEADSHKTTTDTSGTGGGFYYTGGLDRAGSGVDFAHSTAQDSTSKTTAQTSNVQSSGSLTINADKLATEGAQLKAGTGLNIAASEVDNRAASNTDSSTHSESNWSADIGANVEYKDIARPIAGAVKDVLNGKVPDKDALANLGQPNVGIDVAVGHGSASKTEQNNNAVVSRFDGGTVDVNTTGTLHDQGTQYSASAGQVNISADQLLADAASNTHNSSANAVDAKVDVRVYTKTGEDVNVAGSGAGGSSASSKDSSTAVVGAYAGSQGVNIKVGGDAQFAGSRFDGGQGGVSIKTGGDLALNQANDRQTSNDSSLRGNGSLTVGTLPGTDGTNVDLGAGFQLDHTGKQSTDTQAHVASITGNGPVQLSSGGNQVQQGTKIDSAGAIDLHADGKLDLQAATDTHTTTGSNLGGGLKGGGSKTSSEKSRDQGGNLSGNFNIGRVNEDSKTLSGGQLNSQSGIVVSGDSIHLQGTQVSAPNVSIDAQKGGYVQESAQSTDHRNNWNVALNAGGNLSSKTPTAADEKASSDHGFNAGAKVGVDYLQGSTQQNSQIKADSVVLNSAGDAQLAGARIDAKDVSGKVAGDLTVESRQDSSNHAKVDVDLGLTAKKNPPNDKDKLAGTDYKPTLKAQGEYAHKDSVVQASGISASQGVNLTVGGATQLTGARISATQGKVDLGGSKVSSTDLSNRDYGVNAGLDLPHKAEENAPKVSLENGNLKVGPVTLSGHLDTQTLQAGMDEKG from the coding sequence ATGCCAGCACACACCTTTGCATTTCATCTTTCGCCTCGGGGCAAATTGCGCTGGGCGATTGCCAGCCTGTTCTTCGCCGTGCACCTGCCGAGCGCGCTCGCCGGTGGTGTAGTGGTCGCACCGGGACCCGGCGGCACCGCGCAATTGCAGACCCAGGGCGGTGTGCCCATCGTCAACATCGTCGCGCCCAACGGTTCGGGCCTGTCGCACAACCAGTTCCTCGACTACAACGTCGACCGTCAGGGCCTGGTGCTGAACAACGCCTTGCAGGCCGGGCAATCGCAACTGGCCGGGCAACTGGCGGCCAACCCGCAACTGCAAGGCCAGGCGGCGAGCGTGATCCTCAATGAAGTGATCAGCCGCAATCCTTCCGCGATCAATGGCGCGCAGGAAATTTTCGGCCGGTCCGCCGATTATGTGCTGGCCAACCCTAACGGCATCTCGGTCAATGGCGGCAGTTTCATCAACACGCCGAACGCCAATCTGCTGGTCGGTCGCCCGGAATTGAATGACGGCAAACTGCAAAGCCTGAATACCCGCGACGCCAGTGGTCAGTTGCAGATTCAAAGCGGTGGGCTGCGCAACGGCGAGGGCTCGATCAACCTGATTGCGCCGCGCATCGACAGCCAGGGCGCGATCAATGCGCGCGATCAATTGAACCTTACGGTCGGGCGCAATCAGGTCGATTACACCAGTGGTCAGGTGAAAACCGTCGACCCCGCCGGCAACACCGGCGATCAACGCATTGATGCCAGCCTGTTCGGCGCGATGCAGGCCGGACGCATCAATATTGTCAGCACCGCCGAAGGCGCAGGCGTGCGGGTGGGCGCGGTGCAAGTGGCCGGGCGTGACGGCGTGCAGATTCGTTCCGCCGGTGACCTCAGTGTCAGCGGTGAAGCCGTGGCCAACAGCCTCGACGTGACCCGCGCCGGTATTCGCAGCAGTCAGGGCGATGTCGCTTTGCACAGCGGCAAGGACCTTACGTTGGCCGCGACTGATGTCAGTGCTCGCGACGTCGCCGTTGACGCGAAACGCAACCTGACCCTATCCACGGTCGAAAGCCGCAAGCTTCAGGAAAAGCGCGAAAACTGGAACAACAGCACCATCGGCATCACTTGGGAAACCTACGACCGCACCCAGACCGACAGTGAATCGCGCCAGCACGGCAGCCAGATTATCGCTAGCCGCGATGCCAAGTTGTCGTCCGGTAAAGACACCGAGCTGAAAGCCGCCAAGGTCGAAGCGGCGAAGACTCTCGATGTGCAAAGCGGCGGTGATCTGCGCTTGACCGCCGCCACTGAAAGCCATACGCAAACCGATCAGGGCAACCACCGCAAACACCTGTGGAAAGCCGATTGGAACAGCAGCAGCGAAGAGCAGCGCAGCGTCACCAGCCAATTGAAGGCCGGTAACATTGCGCTGCAAACCGCCGCGCTGTTGCGCTCCGAAGGCGCAGAGTTGAGCAGCGCCGGCGACGTGCAACTGGCCGGCAAACAGGTGGAAATCACCACTGCCACACGGACCAATCGCAGCAGCGACAACCGTTACTCCGGTGATTTGGTTGGCGGTGGTTTCTTCGGCAAGACCGGCGATGCCGACAAGGGCAAGACCCAGCATCAGGGCAGCAAGGTCAACGCCAGCGGCAAACTGATCGTCAAGGCTGACGACGTGCGCATCAGCGGCAGCCAAGTGCGTGGCGGCACCGACGCCAGCGTGATTAGCGACAAGGGTTCGCTGGTGATCGACGGTGTGCAGGACACCTCGCACAGCAACAACCACGACAAGGACAGCAAGTTCTTTGGCATCAGCAAGGACGAGTCGCGGCAGAACAGCAAAGACAGCAGCACTGTGCGCAGCGAACTGGTGTCCGACAGCAACCTCAAGCTCAAAAGCGCCAAGGACATTGCAGTGGCCGGCTCGACGGTCAAGGCTGACGGGGCGCTGACGGCCGACGCGGCGGGTGACGTCAATGTGCATTCGGCGCAGAACACTCACGACAGCACTGACACCACGCAAACCCGTGGCTTCGAGGCGTACGCCAAAGAGCAAACGCCAGAGCAGTATCGCGCCGGGATTCATTACGAGGACAAACAGCAAACGGTTACTCGCAACGACGTCACCCAGCAGGGCTCCAGCCTCAGCGGTGGCAGTGTGCAGGTGAAGGCGGGCGGTGACGTTACGCTCAAAGGCGCAGAGGTGAAATCCACCGCTGGCGACACGACGTTGAGCGGCCAAAACGTGTCGTTGCTGGCCGAAGCTGACAGTCACAAAACCACCACCGACACCTCCGGCACCGGCGGCGGTTTCTACTACACCGGCGGCCTCGACCGTGCCGGCAGTGGCGTCGATTTCGCCCACAGCACGGCGCAGGATTCGACCAGTAAAACCACCGCGCAAACCAGCAACGTACAGAGCAGCGGCAGCCTGACGATCAATGCCGACAAACTCGCCACTGAAGGCGCGCAACTCAAGGCTGGCACCGGCCTGAATATTGCCGCCAGCGAAGTCGACAATCGCGCGGCCAGCAACACTGACAGCAGCACGCATAGCGAGAGCAACTGGTCGGCGGACATCGGCGCCAACGTCGAGTACAAGGATATCGCCCGGCCGATCGCGGGCGCGGTCAAAGACGTGCTCAACGGCAAGGTGCCGGACAAGGACGCACTGGCCAATCTCGGTCAGCCGAATGTCGGTATCGACGTTGCAGTCGGCCATGGCAGTGCCAGCAAAACCGAGCAAAACAACAACGCTGTGGTCAGCCGTTTTGATGGCGGCACTGTCGATGTGAATACCACCGGCACGCTGCACGACCAAGGCACGCAATACAGCGCCAGCGCCGGCCAAGTGAACATCAGCGCTGACCAACTGCTTGCCGATGCCGCGAGCAACACGCACAACAGCAGCGCTAACGCGGTGGATGCCAAGGTCGACGTGCGCGTCTACACCAAGACCGGCGAAGACGTGAACGTTGCCGGCAGCGGCGCGGGAGGCAGCAGTGCTTCGAGCAAGGACAGTTCCACCGCCGTGGTCGGCGCCTATGCCGGCAGCCAGGGTGTGAACATCAAGGTCGGCGGCGATGCGCAGTTCGCAGGCAGTCGTTTCGATGGCGGGCAGGGCGGTGTGAGCATCAAGACGGGTGGTGATCTGGCGCTGAATCAGGCCAACGACCGGCAGACCAGCAATGACAGCAGCCTGCGCGGCAATGGCTCGCTGACGGTTGGCACCTTGCCGGGCACCGATGGCACCAACGTCGATCTCGGCGCCGGTTTCCAACTCGATCACACCGGCAAGCAAAGCACTGACACGCAGGCCCACGTCGCGAGCATCACTGGTAACGGTCCGGTGCAGTTGAGCAGCGGCGGCAACCAAGTGCAGCAAGGCACGAAGATCGACAGCGCTGGCGCCATCGATTTGCACGCCGACGGCAAGCTCGATCTGCAAGCCGCCACAGACACCCACACCACCACCGGCAGCAACCTCGGCGGCGGCTTGAAGGGTGGCGGCAGCAAAACCAGCAGCGAGAAGAGCCGTGATCAGGGCGGCAATCTGAGCGGCAATTTCAATATCGGTCGGGTCAATGAGGATTCGAAAACCCTCAGCGGTGGCCAGCTCAACAGTCAGAGCGGCATTGTCGTGAGCGGTGATTCGATTCATCTGCAAGGCACGCAAGTCAGCGCACCGAACGTCAGCATTGATGCGCAGAAGGGCGGTTACGTGCAGGAGTCGGCGCAGTCCACTGACCACCGCAATAACTGGAATGTCGCGCTGAATGCCGGTGGCAACCTGAGCAGCAAAACCCCGACCGCCGCTGATGAGAAGGCCAGCAGCGATCACGGTTTCAATGCTGGGGCGAAAGTCGGTGTCGATTACCTGCAAGGCAGCACGCAGCAGAACAGCCAGATCAAGGCTGACAGTGTGGTGTTGAACAGCGCTGGTGATGCACAACTGGCGGGCGCGCGGATCGACGCTAAAGATGTCAGCGGCAAAGTCGCAGGTGATCTGACCGTGGAGAGCCGTCAGGACTCGAGCAACCACGCCAAGGTCGATGTCGATCTGGGCCTGACCGCTAAGAAGAATCCACCGAACGACAAAGATAAGCTCGCCGGCACTGATTACAAACCGACACTGAAAGCGCAGGGTGAGTACGCACACAAGGACAGCGTTGTGCAGGCGTCCGGGATCAGTGCCAGCCAAGGTGTAAACCTTACCGTTGGCGGCGCGACACAACTGACCGGTGCGCGGATTTCGGCGACACAAGGGAAGGTCGATCTGGGTGGTTCGAAGGTCAGCAGCACTGATTTGAGCAACCGGGACTACGGCGTGAACGCGGGCCTTGATCTGCCGCATAAAGCCGAGGAAAACGCACCGAAGGTTTCCCTGGAAAACGGCAACCTGAAAGTCGGCCCTGTCACCCTGAGCGGGCATCTGGACACCCAGACCCTGCAAGCCGGGATGGACGAAAAAGGCTGA